GGATAGTTTTCATAGCGGTATTGGAAAAAGTAGAACCAACAGCTGAAAAAAGGACAGCCTTCACAAAAACGAAAGGCAGCGGGAGGGCGAAGACTCACCCCAGGCCTTCAGCAAAAAATGGGGGACAATCTCTCTATAAGTTTACCTGAAAAGAAAAAATAGGTTTCTGCACGTCTCCTGCAGAAATGTGCCCGGGCAAAGGAGGCAGGCTTTTAAAATCAGGGGCTGACCACCCAACTCCCTTAGCTGCCTTTTTTGGCCGTTAGGTCATGTTATATAGCGTCTTCTATGGTTACATCCTTTCCGTAAATGTCTGTCCTGAACTGTATCTCACCGGCGTCATTCACCCAGCAGGTATAGTAGGCTATTTTAATGGCCACCGGCTTGGGTAAAAAAACATTCTGCTCGGTTCTGGAGAGCGGTAAAAGAGGGTAGGGTTTAGGGGCGGGCGTCTTCCAGTTTTGTCTCATTAAGAGCGCCGCCAGTACCTCTGGGTGCTGGACCCGCACGCACCCATGGCTATAGGCCCGGGCGGGGTGCTTGAACAGCGATTTAACGGGGGTGTCATGCAGGTAAATATGGTAGGGGTTGTCAAACAGGAACTTAATGCGCCCCAGGGCATTGTCATTTCCCGGCTTTTGGATCACTTGCATGGTTTCATCTGAAGGGTTCAGGGTAAACCAGTTAATGGAGCTGGGGGAAACGGGTATGCGGCTGTTACGGGTCAGGCGGTAAACGGTCATGTTGTTGCGGGCCAGATACCCCGGGTCTGTTTGCATGATAGGGATGATCTCCCGCCAGATAATGCTTTTAGGAACATTCCAGGTGGGGTTCAGAACAAAATAACTGATCTTGCTTTCCAGCGGTTTGGTGTGGAATTCTCTGCCCAGTTGCCCTACCACTACCCGGGTCTGCCAGATGACCTTTCCACTTTCCTGGAGTACGTACAGCGAGTAATCTGGAATGTTCACCAGCACAAGGGGCTGGGGTGTTTTGGCCGAGTCTGCTTCCCAACGGCGCAGGTTCAGTTCCATTTGCTGTATGCGCCGGGGTATGGAAATATTGAGGGCCGCCAGGGTTTGGGTACCTACAATGCCGTCTGGTTCCAGGCCGTGCCGGCGCTGGAATTTCTTGACCCCCTGCAGCAGGTCCTTCTCAAAAGCCACTGAATCTTTGGGGTTGGCGGTAAGCGGTAAATCTCCAGTGAGTTTCAGGTTGATGTACAGGTCTGGCAGGCAGTTATCTGGCTCTCCGGCCTTAAGGCATGACTTGTCAGGAAAGGCTTTCCACTGCGGGTTGGTCACCAGGCCCCGGTAATACTGCAGGGCCAGTCGCAGGCGGGCCGCCTGTACCGCGGGGTTGAAGTTGGTGGCCTGCGCGTAGACCGGCAGGCTGAAGCCGGAAAGCAGAAACAGCACAAAGAAGGCAAGAAGAAGGGGTATCCTTCTGCCTAAACTTTCTACTCTATGGTTTCGCGCTTTCATGGGTGGGCCAGTTTTAAAATTAAACGGCGGCCCTGGGTTACAGGGCGGGCAAAGGTTTCTTTTCCCCGTTTTTATGGGCCTGGAAGTGGTATGGGTTCTTAGGCAGGGCCAGTAACGGCACAAAGGCCTGGTAGGCCAGGGCCTGGGTCACGCTGGTGTGTAGCAGGCCTTCCACAAACCCACGTTCATGAATAGAGACGGCCAGCACGTCTATGTTGTTTTCCTCCACAAAGGTCTTGATACCGGCCACCACGTCATTGTTGAGCAGTTGGGCCACGGTATAGGCATTCTCAGGGAAATGTTTGTTCAGGGTCTTGAGCACCTGGTGGTCAGATACTATGTTCAGTTGTCTTTCTGATTTTACGTTGATAATGCTTACTTCAGAGCCAAAGGGCGACGCAAACTGGAAAAGCTGTTTCAGGTACACGGTTTCATCGGTCTCAAAATCAGAGGCGTAGGCAATGTGCGACAGGCCTTTAAACGTGGCCTGGCCCGGAACCACCAGCACGGGGCAATCTGCCTTCTTGATAAAGTTGGCGGTGTTGGTACCCAGTAGCCGGTCCAGGAAATTGCTGGCGCCCCGGGTGCCCATCACCACTAGGTCGGCGGCCTGGGTGTTGATGAGTTCGTTCAGGTGCGGGATAAGTTCACCGTACAGGCAGATGGTTTTCACCTCAAAGGCATATTCGTGTTCCTCCTGAATCTTGAGGGCTAGTTTCTGGAGGGCTTCCTCACAGTCCTCAATCTGCCGTGGGTCAGCGGGAATGGAGACAAAGCCCTGGGGGGCAGTGGTAGCGGGGAAAATAAGCGTGTGCACCAAGAGCAGTTTCCCCCCTCCATGTAATGCTAGTTGAGACGCGTACCGTATGGCGTTGGCAGCGTTCTCAGAAAAGTCTGTAGGTACAATTATGGTTGGCATGGAGGTAGTCTTAAAAGGTGTAACATCAGATGTTATTCTCTTTTACAAAATTACCTAAGATACCACTGCTTGAAAATGACACTGGTCAAAGCGTAAAGTGATGCTTGTCAGTCAGGAAATCACTTGTGGGAGGGCGTTTATGTAGTTATACGAATATAAATAATTTTAGAAGCGAACGCAAGTATTTACCCGGAGAATTTATTTCTGCGGGACCTGAGATGGAAGGGAGGTGCAAGTTGCCGGAAAGCTATTTCTTGTAGGGAAGGACCAATAAAGGCAGAAACGTGTTGGAGGCAACCTTCTGGGTTTTATTTACCAGGAACTGGTACTGCCAAAAGTTAATGTTCCGGGAGCCCATGACCAGTAAATCTGCTTTTTCCTGAAAACAGAACCGGGTAATGCCCTCCTGAACGTTATTGTCTTTTTCTAAGGCATAAGAGACCTGGGGGTAAAACGAGCGTTTGCAGATCAGCCGCAGCCCTCTTTCGGCCTTTGCCCTCTCTTGGTCGCCGGCATCTGTTAGAATATGCAGGAACTGGATCTGGCCCTGAAAGGCCGCTGCCAGCTGTGAGACAAAGCCAATATCCGTGAAGTCATCACCACGCAGGTCAGTGGCGAACACAATCTTGCGCAAGGGCTGAAACGAGACGTGGGGCGGGATGATGAGCACCGGGCAGGGCGAGTACCGGATGATCTGGGAAGTGACGGAGGCCGGGAAAATATCCTGCAGCCCTTCATGGCCCAGCACAATGACATCTGCCTCTGTTTCTGCGGCCGCCACCGGAAGGGTAGACGAGACAGCGCCCACCCGCAGCTCGCTTTCTGTGGCTCCACATTCCTTGGCCACCGCGAACAGCTTTTCCTTAGCCAGGGATATCTGCATCTCACGCACTTTCTTTTCCTCCGGGTCTGGGATGGGTTCCATGTAAGGCACTCCGCCCACCGGCACGTAAGGTTCTTTTTCTGGTTGAGGCACACTATGGAAAAGAAGCATTTTTGCCTGCAGGGGCTGGGCTAATTCGCGGGCGTAGTTGAGTGCGTTTCTGGAGCAGGAGGTGAAATCAGTGGGGCATAGAATCTTTTCCATGATTTTTCTGATAAAAAGTTTACCGTTATTAGTATCTTTTACTCTTAATCAGGAATTGAGATGTGTTTTAGGCGTAGTAGTTTGCCACACCAATCCTGCTTTTTAGACAGATCTCGTTTATAAAAAAGGACTTTCGTCATCTTTGTCCTGAATTTTGTCATTGACAATGGCTTCGGGAGTGCCTACTTTGCATCAGGAGTCATTTCATGTAATTAAAAGAGTAACCCTTGGAACAACCTTTGCAACCTTCCCCCAATCAACTGGATGACCAGGCCCGCCTGAAAGCCATTATTGATGCGGCCATTGACGGCATCATTACCATAGACAGCCGGGGCATCATAGAGACCATGAACCCGGCGGCTCTCCGTATTTTTGGGTATGGCCCCGAAGAGGTGATTGGGCAGAACATAAAAGTCTTGATGCCGGAGCCAGATAAAAGCCAGCATGACGGCTATCTGGAGCATTACCACCAGACCGGGGAGCGGAAAATCATTGGCATAGGCCGTGAGGTGGTGGGCCAACGGAAAGACGGCAGCCTTTTCCCTTTCCTGCTTAGCATAAGCGAGGTGAAACTGCAGGACAAGGTCATCTTTACCGGCATTGTGCATGATATCTCTCGGCAGAAACTAGCCGAACACGCCCAGCGCGAAAGCGAGAACAAGATCAACTCCATTATTCAGGCGGCCGTTGACGGCATTATCACCATTGACAGCCACGGCATCATAGAAATGGTGAACCCCTCTGCCGCCAAACTCTTTGGGTACGTGGAGGAAGAACTGTTGGGTAAAACCATTAACATGCTCATGCCGGAGCCAGATAAAAGCCGGCATGACGGCTACATGCACAACTATGAGCGCACTGGCAAGAAAAGGATCATTGGTATAGGCCGCGAGGTCTCTGGCCTCAAAAAGGACGGTACCATCTTTCCTTTCTATCTGAGCATAAGCGAGGTGCAGCTGGAGGGACGCAGGCTCTACACCGGCTTTGTGCATGACATCACCAACCAGAAATTAACTGAGGAGCGCTTGCGGCGCTATGCAGCCGAGCTGGAACGCAGCAACGCCGAGCTCCAGGATTTCGCCTACGTTTCTTCGCATGACCTGCAGGAGCCTCTGCGTAAAATACAGGCCTTCGGGGATAGGCTTAAAACCAAGGAACAGGCGCACCTCAGCGAACAGGGCAAAGACTACGTAGACCGCATGTTGAACGCCGCCGTTCGTATGCAGAACCTCATCAATGACCTGCTGGCTTTCTCCAGGGTAACCACCAAGTCAAAGTCGTTTGAGGTAGTGAACCTGGATACCATTCTCACCGAGGTGCTCTCTGACCTGGAAATCACGATTGAGAAAACCGGGACTATCATTGAGCGGTCAACGCTGCCCAGCATTGAGGCCGAGCCCACCCAGATACGCCAACTTTTCCAGAACCTGATCAGCAATGCCATCAAGTTCAGGAAAGAAGGGGTAACGCCGGTGGTTAAGATTTACCATGAGCAATTGCAGCGCACCGCCCACCTTATTGGCACCCCCGGCGACCTGCAGATAGCCATTTATATTGAAGACAACGGCATAGGCTTTGACGAAAAGTACCTGGACCGGATCTTCAACATCTTCCAGCGCCTGGAAGGCCAGAAATACGAAGGGTCTGGCATAGGCCTGGCCATTTGCCGCAAAATTGCCATCAGGCACGGCGGCGACATTACCGCTGAAAGCAAGCCCGGGCACGGTACCCGTTTTATCATTACCTTGTCCACCAAGAATCTACAATACTAGAACCGCAACATATGAGCCGCAAGAAAAGAACTATAATCATTCTCATAGCCGATGATGATGCCGAAGACCGTATGCTGGTGAAAGACGCCCTGGAAGAAAACCGTCTCACCAATGAGGTGCAGTTTGTAGAAGACGGCGAGGAACTGATTGATTACCTGCATAACCGGGGTAAATTCACGGACCGGGAGAAATACCCCACCCCGGGCCTTATCCTGCTGGACCTGAACATGCCCCGCAAAGATGGCCGCGAAGCCCTCAAGGAAATAAAAGCCGACGAACACCTGCGCGTAATACCGGTAGTGGTGCTTACTACCTCCAAGGCCGAGGAAGACATTCTGCGCACCTATGACCTGGGAGTGAGCTCTTTCATTACCAAGCCGGTAACCTTCGCCGCTCTGGTAGACGTCATGAAGACCCTTACCAAGTACTGGTTTGAAATAGTGGAATTGCCCAAGCCTGAGTTATAGGAAACAGGCACTGCTGCCAGAAAAAAATCTGCCGCTTTGCCGTTTTAAGCCTGTTTTAGCCAAAACAGGCTTAAAACAGATTTTACCTGCCAAGCCTATTCAAGTAGATAGCAACCCATGAGAAAGCCTTGAAATAGGAAGGCAATTGTCGCGGTAACCGTGGGCGGTTTAAGTAGGGTAGGAGGTTTTTTTAAGAAGGCCAAACAAATATGCTATGGGAGAAAAAGTGCTTTCCGTGAGGGAGTTACAGGAGAAGGATATAACCCCGCTCAGTGACTACTGGTTTTCCGCGGAGCCCGGTTTTCTGGAAGGGATAGGCGTGGACCTGGCCAAAATGCCCGCCCGCGATGAATGGCAGGAAATGCTGGCCACGCAGATGAGGCAAGGGTATGAGGAGAAGCAATCCTACTGTGTTATCTGGCAGGCAGACGGGCAGGCCGTTGGGCATTCAAACGTCAATAAGATTGTGTTTGGTCAGGAGGCGTTCATGCATCTGCACCTCTGGAAACCAGACTTCCGGCAGAAGGGCATGGGCACAGACCTGGTGAAACTGTCACTGCCTTACTTCTTTAAAAACCTGCAGTTGAAAACCCTGTACTGTGAGCCCTATGCCCTGAACCCAGCCCCCAATAAAACCCTGGAGAAAGTAGGCTTTGACTTCCTGAAGGAATATATCACCACCCCGGGGTGGATCAACTTTGAGCAGCCAGTTTGCCTTTGGGCCCTTACCTTAGAGAAATTCAGAAAGTTGTAAAAGCGATTTTTAGATGATATCTTCAAGGAAAGGAAAAGCGGGCGGAAGTATCCTTGAAAAGTGCTGGCGGGTAGTAAGTTGCCGGTAGGCCTCAGATACAAAGCGTGACTGCCAAAAGTAGTTCCTGTTTTTAGGCCGTTTTCCTGAAAACAGGCCTAAAACAGCTTATTGGCTGAGGTCATTTACCGCGCCATTACTAAGGGCAGAAACCGCCGCCCCGGGCGAAGATTTTGCCAGGCTTTCCTGGTTACTTTTGGCCTGTCCCCCTGGCCTGGTACCTAACCTTTGAGCAGATAAGATCTAATCAGAATAGATAGTACAAGTGCACTCACCATCATGCTAGAACTAGTAAGAACCGATTCCACCAACCAGGCCTTTGTTGCCCTGGTGCAGCTGTTAGATGCAGACCTTAAGAGAAGAGACGGCGAGGACCATGCCTTCTATGCGCAGTTCAACAAGATTGATTTGTTGAACCAGGTAGTAGTGGCTTTCCTGAACGGGGAGCCCGTGGGGTGCGGGGCTATCAAACAGTACAAGGTGCACACGGCAGAGGTCAAGAGAATGTTTGTGAAGCCAGAACACAGAGGCAAAAACATAGGCACCTCCATCTTGCAGGAGCTGGAGCGCTGGGCTTCTGAGCTGGGCTATAATGCCCTTATTCTGGAAACCGGCAAGGCCCAGCCCGAAGCCATTGGTCTCTACACCAAAAAAGGCTTCAACCAGATACCCAACTACGGGCAGTATGAGCAGATAGAGAACAGCGTGTGCATGCAGAAAACGGTCACCCCAGAATAGTCAACCTCCATTAGTCAGCCTTCTCTGGTTTTAATATCCTTTACCCAGCTAAGCGGGGCCGGTATTGCGCGTACTATTCACTCTGGTTTTAGCGATCCTTTACTACTCCTCGCCCTGCCTGACGCTAAGGCTACCCATGCCCATAAACTGCAATAATCCGGGCAATGAGGGAGATTCTGCGGGCCAGAAGGTCAGAAAACAGCCTGCCTGCGGCCTTGCTCGGCCATAAAACTTACCATACGCTACGGTTTTTTATTTTATTCACTTAAATTAGCTTTTGATCGGCCAGCCGTGTAGGCGTTAAAACAACTTTGAAAGCGGTTGCTGTGGCAGAATCTGAGGCTAAACCCATATCTCAATGCCCGATAGAATCAGGATTCTTTTGATTGATGATGATGAAGATGATTTCGTGATCACACGGGACATTATCCAGGACATTCCAGGTAGAAATTACGCGATTGAGTGGGCGCCTTCTTTTGAGGAGGGGCTGAACCTTATCCGCCAGAAAATCCATGACGTGTACCTGGTAGACTTTTTCCTGGGGGCCCATGACGGACTGGAACTGATTACGCGGGCGGTAGAAGAAGGCACCACCGCCCCCCTTATTCTGCTTACCGGCCAAACCGACCGCGAGACCGACGAAAAAGCCATGCGGGCCGGGGCCCTTGACTTTCTGGTGAAAGGCGCCATCAACCCGTATGACCTGGAACGGTCCATCAGGTACAGCATTGACCACGCCAAAAGCCTGGCGGAGATTCAATCCTTAAATGCCCAGTTGGAACAGCGCGTGCATGAGCGCACCCAGGAGTTGGCAGAGGCCATTCAGCAGCTGGAAATGACTAACCGTATTTTGCATGAGGCGCAGCTGGATATTGAGAAAGCCCTGCAAAAGGAAAAAGAACTCAATGAACTGAAATCAAGGTTTGTGACCACGGCGTCGCATGAGTTCAGGACCCCATTGAGCACGGTTCTATCTTCGGCCTCCATTATTGCCCGCTACAAAACCACTGAGGAAGATGACAAGCGGCTCAAGCACGTAGACCGCATTAAATCTGCAGTGCAGAACCTCACGGTTATCCTCAATGATTTCCTTTCCATGAGCCGCATAGAGGAAGGCAAGGTGTACAATGTGCCGTCCGTCTTCAACCTGGTTTCCTTCTGCAAAGAAAACGTGGAGGAAATGGAGGCGCTGGTGAAGGAAGGGCAGCAGATCGCCTATACCCATGAAGGCCTGCAGGAACTGGTGGAACTGGACAAGCAACTGCTTAAGAACATTCTCATTAACTTGCTTTCCAACGGCAGTAAATATTCCAGCGAGGGCAAGACCATAAACCTGGAAACCAAGATCACCCATGAGGCGGTCACCATAAGTGTAAAAGACCAGGGCATAGGTATTCCCAATGCAGACCAAACCCACCTGTTCACTCCCTTCTTCAGGGCCCAGAACGCTACCAATATCCAGGGCACGGGCCTTGGGCTGAACATTGTAAAAAGATATGTAGAGGTGATGGAGGGCACCATGCAGTTTAAATCTGTCCTCAACAAAGGCACTACCTTTACCATCACTTTCCCCAAAACAGCTAAAAAATGAAAAAGATACTTCTTATTGAAGACAACCAGGAAATCAGGGAAAACACCGCCGAGATTCTTTCATTGGCCAACTACGCCGTAG
This Rufibacter radiotolerans DNA region includes the following protein-coding sequences:
- a CDS encoding L,D-transpeptidase family protein — protein: MKARNHRVESLGRRIPLLLAFFVLFLLSGFSLPVYAQATNFNPAVQAARLRLALQYYRGLVTNPQWKAFPDKSCLKAGEPDNCLPDLYINLKLTGDLPLTANPKDSVAFEKDLLQGVKKFQRRHGLEPDGIVGTQTLAALNISIPRRIQQMELNLRRWEADSAKTPQPLVLVNIPDYSLYVLQESGKVIWQTRVVVGQLGREFHTKPLESKISYFVLNPTWNVPKSIIWREIIPIMQTDPGYLARNNMTVYRLTRNSRIPVSPSSINWFTLNPSDETMQVIQKPGNDNALGRIKFLFDNPYHIYLHDTPVKSLFKHPARAYSHGCVRVQHPEVLAALLMRQNWKTPAPKPYPLLPLSRTEQNVFLPKPVAIKIAYYTCWVNDAGEIQFRTDIYGKDVTIEDAI
- a CDS encoding universal stress protein — encoded protein: MPTIIVPTDFSENAANAIRYASQLALHGGGKLLLVHTLIFPATTAPQGFVSIPADPRQIEDCEEALQKLALKIQEEHEYAFEVKTICLYGELIPHLNELINTQAADLVVMGTRGASNFLDRLLGTNTANFIKKADCPVLVVPGQATFKGLSHIAYASDFETDETVYLKQLFQFASPFGSEVSIINVKSERQLNIVSDHQVLKTLNKHFPENAYTVAQLLNNDVVAGIKTFVEENNIDVLAVSIHERGFVEGLLHTSVTQALAYQAFVPLLALPKNPYHFQAHKNGEKKPLPAL
- a CDS encoding universal stress protein, with amino-acid sequence MEKILCPTDFTSCSRNALNYARELAQPLQAKMLLFHSVPQPEKEPYVPVGGVPYMEPIPDPEEKKVREMQISLAKEKLFAVAKECGATESELRVGAVSSTLPVAAAETEADVIVLGHEGLQDIFPASVTSQIIRYSPCPVLIIPPHVSFQPLRKIVFATDLRGDDFTDIGFVSQLAAAFQGQIQFLHILTDAGDQERAKAERGLRLICKRSFYPQVSYALEKDNNVQEGITRFCFQEKADLLVMGSRNINFWQYQFLVNKTQKVASNTFLPLLVLPYKK
- a CDS encoding PAS domain-containing sensor histidine kinase; the encoded protein is MEQPLQPSPNQLDDQARLKAIIDAAIDGIITIDSRGIIETMNPAALRIFGYGPEEVIGQNIKVLMPEPDKSQHDGYLEHYHQTGERKIIGIGREVVGQRKDGSLFPFLLSISEVKLQDKVIFTGIVHDISRQKLAEHAQRESENKINSIIQAAVDGIITIDSHGIIEMVNPSAAKLFGYVEEELLGKTINMLMPEPDKSRHDGYMHNYERTGKKRIIGIGREVSGLKKDGTIFPFYLSISEVQLEGRRLYTGFVHDITNQKLTEERLRRYAAELERSNAELQDFAYVSSHDLQEPLRKIQAFGDRLKTKEQAHLSEQGKDYVDRMLNAAVRMQNLINDLLAFSRVTTKSKSFEVVNLDTILTEVLSDLEITIEKTGTIIERSTLPSIEAEPTQIRQLFQNLISNAIKFRKEGVTPVVKIYHEQLQRTAHLIGTPGDLQIAIYIEDNGIGFDEKYLDRIFNIFQRLEGQKYEGSGIGLAICRKIAIRHGGDITAESKPGHGTRFIITLSTKNLQY
- a CDS encoding response regulator, with translation MSRKKRTIIILIADDDAEDRMLVKDALEENRLTNEVQFVEDGEELIDYLHNRGKFTDREKYPTPGLILLDLNMPRKDGREALKEIKADEHLRVIPVVVLTTSKAEEDILRTYDLGVSSFITKPVTFAALVDVMKTLTKYWFEIVELPKPEL
- a CDS encoding GNAT family N-acetyltransferase, which translates into the protein MGEKVLSVRELQEKDITPLSDYWFSAEPGFLEGIGVDLAKMPARDEWQEMLATQMRQGYEEKQSYCVIWQADGQAVGHSNVNKIVFGQEAFMHLHLWKPDFRQKGMGTDLVKLSLPYFFKNLQLKTLYCEPYALNPAPNKTLEKVGFDFLKEYITTPGWINFEQPVCLWALTLEKFRKL
- a CDS encoding GNAT family N-acetyltransferase codes for the protein MLELVRTDSTNQAFVALVQLLDADLKRRDGEDHAFYAQFNKIDLLNQVVVAFLNGEPVGCGAIKQYKVHTAEVKRMFVKPEHRGKNIGTSILQELERWASELGYNALILETGKAQPEAIGLYTKKGFNQIPNYGQYEQIENSVCMQKTVTPE
- a CDS encoding hybrid sensor histidine kinase/response regulator → MPDRIRILLIDDDEDDFVITRDIIQDIPGRNYAIEWAPSFEEGLNLIRQKIHDVYLVDFFLGAHDGLELITRAVEEGTTAPLILLTGQTDRETDEKAMRAGALDFLVKGAINPYDLERSIRYSIDHAKSLAEIQSLNAQLEQRVHERTQELAEAIQQLEMTNRILHEAQLDIEKALQKEKELNELKSRFVTTASHEFRTPLSTVLSSASIIARYKTTEEDDKRLKHVDRIKSAVQNLTVILNDFLSMSRIEEGKVYNVPSVFNLVSFCKENVEEMEALVKEGQQIAYTHEGLQELVELDKQLLKNILINLLSNGSKYSSEGKTINLETKITHEAVTISVKDQGIGIPNADQTHLFTPFFRAQNATNIQGTGLGLNIVKRYVEVMEGTMQFKSVLNKGTTFTITFPKTAKK